The genomic DNA TAACCCCAAATTGTTTCGCTAAATCCTCATCCGTCACAAAGGGTGTTTGTTGGATGGTTTCAGCTAATTGTTGATGGCGTTCTTGTTTATTCAATTTCATTAATGACACCGCCAGTTATGACTAGGTACTAATAGTAGTATATAACCTAAGCCACAACTATGCAAGACTTAATCCAAACGTTGGTGGTCAAACACACCTATCGAATTTAGATATTCCCGCAACCCTTGATACGCTTTATCCTGCCAAAACGAATCGGAATGGATCATCTGCTCCGCATCCTTGCGGGCCACTTCCAAAGCCTTATGATCATGGACGATGTCGGCAATTTTGAAATCCGGGAGACCGCTTTGCTTTTGTCCAAAAAAATCTCCAGGGCCGCGTAATTTCAGATCATATTCGGATAGTTCAAATCCGTCTGTCGTTTCTGTCATAATCCGCATCCGTTCCTGTGCAACCTCTGATTTCGCATCAGCGATCAATAGGCAGTACGATTGCTCACTGCCCCGCCCGACACGTCCACGCAATTGATGTAACTGCGCAAGACCAAATCGCTGCGCATCATAAATCACCATCATTGTCGCATTCGGAATATTGACCCCCACTTCAACAACGGTTGTTGAAACAAGAATGTCAGTATGTTTATCTTTAAACGCATCCATGACTGATTCTTTCTCCTCATTCGTTAACCGGCCGTGCATCAGTCCGATTTGTCGATGGTGAAAGTGCTGCTGTAACATTGCATGGACATCAATCGCATTTTGTACATCCAATTGTTCTGATTCCTCAATAAGTGGACAAACCACATAGGCTTGTCTACCTTGTTTTAATTCATCCTCAACAAAAGACAGCACCCGCTCTATTTGTTCATGTCGAGCCCAGTAGGTTTTTACCTTCTTTCGCCCTTCCGGCATTTCATCAATCGTCGATACATCCATATCACCGAAAGCTGAGATCGCCAAGGTTCGTGGAATGGGCGTAGCTGTCATATAAAGGACATCCGGATTTTCACCTTTATCCCTTAGAACACGTCTCTGACCAACGCCAAAACGGTGTTGTTCATCGGTAATGACCAACCCCAAGTTATGAAAGTCAACATCCTCTTGGATTAAAGCATGTGTACCAATAACTAAATCAATATTGCCCTGCTGTAATTGCTGCAAAACAGTCGCCCGTCGTTTGCCTTTTACGGTGCTTGTTAATAACGCCACGGTGATATCGTAATCAGCAAATAATTCATCAAAACTTTCTGCGTGTTGTTCTGCCAATATCTCTGTTGGCACCATTAGTGCCCCTTGATAACCTGCCTTTATAACAGCATATAAAGCGATGGCAGCTACAATTGTTTTACCGGAACCGACATCGCCTTGAAGTAAACGATTCATATGATAATGCCCCGATAAGTCACGCATAATTTCCTGAACAACCCGGTTTTGTGCCCCAGTCAATTCGAAGGATAAATCACGAATAAAGTGACGAACATCATCACCTGGAATCGTTATGCTCCGATTCATATCACCCGTACGCTTAACCTTTTTGAGCGCCTGCATTTTCAATTGAAATAACAGAAGTTCTTCGTACACCATACGTCTACGGGCATGTTTGAGATGATGTTGATCATCGGGAAAGTGCAGCCACTGCATGGCTTGACGACGTTCAGGCAATTTGTAACTTTCCCGAATAGATTCAGGAATAAAATCAGTCGATGTCGCTACCCACTTATCAAAAGCCCGGGTCATAAACATTCGCATCTGTTTGACCGACAATTTGCCCTTGACTGAATAGACGGGTTCGAATGGTCTGTCACTTTTTTGGCGGCCTTTTATAATGTCACTGACAGTTATGGACGCCTTATATTGATCCCACTTCCCCGTTAGTGTCACAACGTCTCCCACGTCCAATTGTTTTTTTAAATAGGGACGGTTAAAAGCAACAACCTGAATAAGCCATTCATCAATGAAAGCTCGAAAACTTAATCGGGACTTTTTTTTGCCAAAATAACGGAGAGAAGGCTCGCTATGAACCTTCCCCTCAACGGTGATTTTTTCTTCATGCCTGGCATCAGTAAGCGGACGAACTTGATTGTCATCATACCGGTAGGGAAAATGAAGCAATAAGTCTTCGACTGAATGTATATTTAAATCAGCCAAATCCTTGGCGGTTTCTTGACCAACGCCTTTAATTTCTGTCACAGGTATAGCGTCAAGCATTGGTCTGATTCTTATAGCCGCCGAAAATTTTCGCTTCAAGCGCTTTCCCTGTTGCCGTCGCCGCCAAACCACCCTGGGCCGTCTCTTTCAATGCTGTCGGCATTGATTGGCCGACACGATACATGGCTTCAATCACTTCGTCACAAGGGATCCGGCTTTGTATCCCGGAAAGTGCCATATCAGCTGCTACAAGAGCCGTTGAAGCCCCAATGGCGTTCCTTTTGACACAAGGCACTTCAACAAGACCAGCAACTGGATCACACACTAATCCAAGCATATTTTTCAAAGCAATCGCCATCGCCTCGCCTGATTGTTGTGCCGTTCCACCAGCAAGCTCAACGGCTGCCGCGGCCGCCATGCCTGTCGCCGAGCCAACTTCAGCCTGGCATCCACCCGCCGCACCGGAAATAAACGAATTGTTAGCAATCACATAGCCAAAAGCGCCGGAGGTCAACAAATATTGGATTTTTTGCTCACGTGTCGGTTTTAGCTGTGGCTCAAGACCCAACAACGTTCCGGGCACAACGCCAGCTGAACCGGCTGTTGGCGTCGCACAGATCGTCCCCATCGCAGCATTCACTTCATTGGTCGCCATGGCCTTGCTTACCGAATCAAGCAACGTGCCACCTGATAAGGTATTACCTTTTGCAATATATTCCTGTAATAACACAGCATCGCCGCCGGTTAGTCCAGAGTGAGAATGTGCGCCTTCCGCACTAATACCTTTCTCAACCCCTTCTTCCATAATATCAAGGT from Tuberibacillus sp. Marseille-P3662 includes the following:
- the recG gene encoding ATP-dependent DNA helicase RecG is translated as MLDAIPVTEIKGVGQETAKDLADLNIHSVEDLLLHFPYRYDDNQVRPLTDARHEEKITVEGKVHSEPSLRYFGKKKSRLSFRAFIDEWLIQVVAFNRPYLKKQLDVGDVVTLTGKWDQYKASITVSDIIKGRQKSDRPFEPVYSVKGKLSVKQMRMFMTRAFDKWVATSTDFIPESIRESYKLPERRQAMQWLHFPDDQHHLKHARRRMVYEELLLFQLKMQALKKVKRTGDMNRSITIPGDDVRHFIRDLSFELTGAQNRVVQEIMRDLSGHYHMNRLLQGDVGSGKTIVAAIALYAVIKAGYQGALMVPTEILAEQHAESFDELFADYDITVALLTSTVKGKRRATVLQQLQQGNIDLVIGTHALIQEDVDFHNLGLVITDEQHRFGVGQRRVLRDKGENPDVLYMTATPIPRTLAISAFGDMDVSTIDEMPEGRKKVKTYWARHEQIERVLSFVEDELKQGRQAYVVCPLIEESEQLDVQNAIDVHAMLQQHFHHRQIGLMHGRLTNEEKESVMDAFKDKHTDILVSTTVVEVGVNIPNATMMVIYDAQRFGLAQLHQLRGRVGRGSEQSYCLLIADAKSEVAQERMRIMTETTDGFELSEYDLKLRGPGDFFGQKQSGLPDFKIADIVHDHKALEVARKDAEQMIHSDSFWQDKAYQGLREYLNSIGVFDHQRLD
- the sdaAA gene encoding L-serine ammonia-lyase, iron-sulfur-dependent, subunit alpha yields the protein MFKTVAELIEIAESRDLAISEVMILKEIEDTGTSREDIMEQMGKNLDIMEEGVEKGISAEGAHSHSGLTGGDAVLLQEYIAKGNTLSGGTLLDSVSKAMATNEVNAAMGTICATPTAGSAGVVPGTLLGLEPQLKPTREQKIQYLLTSGAFGYVIANNSFISGAAGGCQAEVGSATGMAAAAAVELAGGTAQQSGEAMAIALKNMLGLVCDPVAGLVEVPCVKRNAIGASTALVAADMALSGIQSRIPCDEVIEAMYRVGQSMPTALKETAQGGLAATATGKALEAKIFGGYKNQTNA